GCATCGTCATGATCGAGGCGCACCTGGTGGCCGTGATCCCGCTGCTGGCCGCCTTCCTGGCGCGCGGGGTGGGCACGCGCTGAAAAAGAAAAACCCCGCGCCGCGGGGTTGCTCGTGGGAGGGGCCGACGGTGGCCGTCAGGCAGGCTTGTTCGACAGGCATTCCTTCATGAAGGCCTTGCGCTCGTCGCCCTTCAGGTCCTTGGTCTTGGCGTCGGCGTTGCAGCTGGTCATCTTGTCGTGCTGCTTTTCCTGCTTGCTGGTGCTCAGGCAGGTCTTCATGAAAGCCTTGCGCTCGTCGCCCTTCAAGTCCTTGGCCTTGGCGTCGGCGTTGCAGCTCTTCATCTTCGTTTGCTGGGCGGTGGGCGCCTTCTTGGCGGCCGGAGCGCTCGCGGCATCGGCCGCTGCGGGGGCGGCCAGGGCGGGCAGGGCCAGGGCGGCAAGGGCCAGGCAGGTGAGCAGGTTCTTCAGCATGATGGAATGGGCTCCAGCGAAGGGGGGTTGCGGGGGAGTCCGCGGCGACGCGTCGCGGACCGCCAGCATAGTCCTGGCGCAGACGGGGGCTCCCCGTAAAATCCCGCCCCATCATGCTGAGTGTCAAACAGGAATTGCTCACGGCGCTGGCCGGCGAGCTGGAGCGGCTGCAGCCCGGCGCGGGCGCGCGCGCAGCCTTTGAAAACCCCAAGGTCGCCGCGCACGGCGACTTCGCCTGCACCGCGGCCATGCAGCTGGCCAAGCCCCTCAAGGCCAACCCGCGCCAGCTGGGCGAGCAGCTCAGGGACGCGCTGGCCGCCACCCCCGCCTTTGCCCGCTGGACGGATGCCATCGAGATCGCCGGCCCCGGCTTCCTGAACATCCGCCTCAAGCCCGAGGCCAAGCAGCAGGTGGTGCGCGAGGTGCTGGAGCAAGGCGAGCGCTACGGCTGGCAGCCGGCGCGCGCGGACAAGGTGATCGTCGAGTTCGTCTCCGCCAACCCCACCGGTCCGCTGCACGTGGGCCACGGCCGCCAGGCGGCCATTGGCGACGCCATCAGCCACCTGTACGCCACCCAGGGCTGGCAGGTGCACCGCGAGTTCTACTACAACGACGCGGGCGTGCAGATCGACACGCTCACCCGGAGCACGCAGTTGCGAGCCCAGGGGCTCAAGCCGGGCGACGCCGGCTGGCCCGAGGCGGCCTACAACGGCGACTACATCCAGGACATCGCCGACGCCTATTTGGCCCGCGCCACGGTACACGCCGACGACCGCGCCTTCACCGCCAGCGGCGAAGTGCAGGACGAAGGCGGCGTGCGCCAGTTCGCCGTGGCTTACCTGCGCGCCGAGCAGGACAAGGACCTGCAGGCCTTCCACCTGAAGTTTGACGAGTACTACCTGGAGTCCAGCCTGTACGAGCGCGGCCACGTGGAGGACACCGTGCGCCGCCTGGTCGCCAGCGGCCACACCTACGAGCAGGACGGCGCGCTGTGGCTGCGCACCACGGACTTCGGCGACGACAAGGACCGGGTGATGCGCAAGTCCGACGGCACCTATACCTACTTCCTGCCCGACGTGGCCTATCACACGCAGAAGTTCCAGCGCGGCTATGGGCGGGCCGTGAACATCCAGGGCACCGACCACCACGGCACCATCGCCCGCGTGCGCGCCGGCCTGCAGGCGGTGGATCTGG
The DNA window shown above is from Pulveribacter suum and carries:
- a CDS encoding PsiF family protein, which produces MKNLLTCLALAALALPALAAPAAADAASAPAAKKAPTAQQTKMKSCNADAKAKDLKGDERKAFMKTCLSTSKQEKQHDKMTSCNADAKTKDLKGDERKAFMKECLSNKPA
- the argS gene encoding arginine--tRNA ligase; this translates as MLSVKQELLTALAGELERLQPGAGARAAFENPKVAAHGDFACTAAMQLAKPLKANPRQLGEQLRDALAATPAFARWTDAIEIAGPGFLNIRLKPEAKQQVVREVLEQGERYGWQPARADKVIVEFVSANPTGPLHVGHGRQAAIGDAISHLYATQGWQVHREFYYNDAGVQIDTLTRSTQLRAQGLKPGDAGWPEAAYNGDYIQDIADAYLARATVHADDRAFTASGEVQDEGGVRQFAVAYLRAEQDKDLQAFHLKFDEYYLESSLYERGHVEDTVRRLVASGHTYEQDGALWLRTTDFGDDKDRVMRKSDGTYTYFLPDVAYHTQKFQRGYGRAVNIQGTDHHGTIARVRAGLQAVDLGIPQGYPDYVLHTMVRVVKGGEEVKISKRAGSYVTLRDLIEWTSRDAVRFFLLSRKPDTEYTFDVDLAVAQNNDNPVYYVQYAHARICSVLRGWREDYDVAALRGVDLSALQGPQAQALMLLLARYPEMLTAAAAGNAPHDVTFYLRELAASYHSYYDAERILVDDEAVKQARLALVAATAQVLHNGLAVLGVSAPARM